In Rhodobacter xanthinilyticus, a single window of DNA contains:
- a CDS encoding type IV secretory system conjugative DNA transfer family protein produces MDKGKIALGVLSLVLVGLAMGYVVATGFVMFRYGLSPSRFDVTLLAREYRGLSQSAPKDFLWVNLILGGFGLASLMLSVTLLGDALTRFGTTHWQTRSEMKRNGFFAKPGGGFLLGKLGSPKSRRPFLVSKTFPHALIVAPTGRGKGVGFVIPNLLTFKGSAVVLDVKGENFRETSRFRASMGDKVFRFAPTDWDRPTHRYNPLARIAAMTNPDRQQMELKLTAKLFLQTDNEKLSGLLAGGIDLFVAAGLLAFERGVPTIGEIYRITASGGDKQKEYLKRSQEVKNKSAKLIFERMASTNNDTLTSYLSLLMTSGLDTWDNRAIDAATATSDFSFRDIRRRPHAIYLVVESEMIRPLAPLIRLFFSDLIASLQAQEPGDDEPWPVMIMLDEFDRLGKMPIVAESIKTLRSFGGNLAIVTQTIPALDEIYGENTRRSLQGGAGVKLYLTPSEQKTIEELSQAVGKTTKRVVTRSRAVGRNPFEGRSVSERTEDTPLLTEDQARRMDLDEVILVIDAQMPIRARRIKYFEDPALKALHAGQAGSFPYPDEDGLRRDRQMSETRETVERLKQELQEVRAAAGAQGAEANALPKAAQSPSQKQLDPKPAPSGRARGRAARTAAGAAESDQLSFDLAGLGLRPSDRTQLAAAVLTTRSIIAQHT; encoded by the coding sequence ATGGATAAAGGCAAGATTGCCTTAGGAGTGTTGAGCCTCGTGCTGGTCGGTCTCGCCATGGGCTATGTCGTGGCGACCGGCTTTGTCATGTTCCGCTATGGGCTTTCTCCCTCGCGTTTCGACGTCACCCTGCTTGCCCGCGAATATCGGGGTCTGTCTCAGTCTGCACCGAAAGACTTCCTCTGGGTGAACCTCATCCTTGGCGGCTTCGGCCTGGCATCGCTGATGCTGAGCGTCACGCTTCTGGGGGATGCATTGACCCGCTTCGGGACGACGCATTGGCAGACTCGCAGCGAGATGAAGAGGAACGGTTTCTTTGCCAAGCCGGGCGGCGGCTTCCTTCTGGGCAAGCTCGGCTCCCCGAAATCCAGGCGCCCGTTCCTTGTCTCAAAAACCTTCCCCCACGCGCTGATCGTGGCGCCTACAGGCCGGGGCAAGGGCGTGGGGTTCGTGATCCCGAACCTTCTGACCTTCAAGGGCTCGGCCGTGGTGCTCGACGTGAAAGGCGAGAACTTCCGTGAGACCTCGCGCTTCCGCGCCAGCATGGGGGACAAGGTTTTCCGCTTCGCGCCGACCGACTGGGACCGACCGACACATCGCTATAATCCGCTGGCGCGCATCGCGGCCATGACCAACCCCGACAGGCAGCAGATGGAGCTTAAACTCACCGCGAAGCTCTTCCTGCAGACCGACAATGAAAAGCTGAGCGGGCTTTTGGCCGGGGGTATCGACCTCTTCGTGGCGGCCGGCCTTCTGGCCTTCGAGCGCGGCGTGCCGACCATCGGCGAGATTTACCGCATCACCGCCTCAGGCGGCGACAAGCAGAAGGAATATCTGAAACGCTCGCAGGAGGTGAAGAACAAGTCGGCCAAGCTGATCTTCGAGCGTATGGCATCGACCAACAACGACACCCTCACTTCCTACCTCTCGCTTCTCATGACATCGGGTCTCGACACTTGGGACAACCGCGCGATTGACGCGGCCACCGCGACCTCTGACTTCTCATTCCGGGATATCCGCCGCCGCCCGCATGCGATCTATCTCGTGGTCGAGTCAGAGATGATCCGCCCGCTGGCTCCGCTGATCCGCCTCTTCTTCTCGGACCTGATCGCCTCGCTGCAGGCTCAGGAACCCGGAGACGACGAGCCTTGGCCCGTCATGATCATGCTCGACGAGTTCGACCGGCTCGGCAAAATGCCGATCGTCGCCGAGAGCATCAAGACGCTGCGCTCTTTCGGCGGGAACCTAGCCATTGTCACCCAGACCATTCCGGCGTTGGACGAAATCTATGGTGAGAACACCCGCAGGTCGCTTCAGGGCGGCGCAGGTGTGAAACTCTACCTCACCCCGTCCGAGCAGAAGACCATTGAGGAGCTGAGCCAGGCCGTTGGCAAGACGACCAAGCGCGTGGTGACCCGCTCTCGCGCTGTTGGACGCAATCCGTTTGAGGGGCGCAGCGTTTCCGAGCGGACAGAGGACACCCCGCTCCTGACCGAGGACCAGGCCCGCCGCATGGACCTCGACGAGGTGATCCTCGTGATCGACGCGCAGATGCCGATCCGGGCGCGGCGGATCAAGTATTTCGAGGATCCGGCGCTAAAGGCGCTGCATGCCGGTCAGGCGGGGAGTTTCCCGTATCCGGACGAGGACGGGCTGCGGCGGGATCGGCAGATGTCTGAGACCCGGGAAACGGTGGAGAGGTTGAAGCAGGAACTGCAGGAGGTGCGGGCGGCTGCGGGGGCACAGGGGGCCGAGGCGAATGCGCTGCCCAAAGCGGCTCAATCTCCCTCGCAAAAACAGCTCGATCCCAAGCCAGCACCGTCAGGGCGGGCGCGAGGGAGGGCTGCACGGACCGCTGCGGGTGCCGCTGAGTCAGATCAGCTCTCCTTCGATCTGGCCGGGCTGGGTCTTCGCCCCTCTGACAGAACCCAACTGGCTGCGGCGGTTCTGACGACGCGAAGTATCATTGCACAGCATACGTGA
- a CDS encoding IS3 family transposase (programmed frameshift): MKPKSSNSKSPTKPPAERVVKDIRRHTRRHFSAEDKIRIVLEGLRGDDSIAELCRKEGIAQSLYYTWSKEFMEAGKRRLAGDTARAATTGEVQDLRREARALKECVADLTLENRLLKKKHDRGWGRRRMRYPASEKLEIIRIVEQSHLPAKRTLDQLGIPRRTFYRWYERYLEGGPEALEDRPSAPSRVWNRIPACIHDQLIELALEQSELSPRELAVRFTDEQRYFVSEATVYRLLKAHDLITSPAYVVIKAADQFHTKTTRPNEMWQTDFTYFKIIGWGWMYLSTVLDDFSRYIIAWKLCTNMRAEDVTDTLDLALAASGCDSATVQHKPRLLSDNGPSYIAGELAEYIEARKMSHVRGAPCHPQTQGKIERWHQTLKHRILLENHFLPGDLEAQIEAFVEHYNNQRYHESLNNVTPADAYFGRAPTILKQRERIKRQTLEYRRLQHRKLAA; this comes from the exons ATGAAGCCCAAATCCTCTAATTCAAAATCGCCGACCAAGCCCCCTGCAGAGCGAGTGGTCAAAGACATCCGTCGGCATACGCGTCGCCATTTCTCGGCCGAGGACAAGATCCGGATCGTGCTGGAAGGCTTGCGCGGTGACGACAGCATCGCCGAGCTGTGCCGCAAGGAAGGAATCGCCCAAAGCCTGTACTACACCTGGTCGAAGGAATTCATGGAAGCGGGCAAGCGCCGCCTGGCGGGCGACACTGCCCGTGCCGCGACCACCGGCGAGGTGCAGGACCTGCGTCGTGAAGCCCGTGCGCTGAAGGAATGCGTGGCCGATCTGACGCTGGAAAACCGCTTGCTTA AAAAAAAGCATGATCGCGGATGGGGGCGGCGACGAATGAGGTATCCCGCATCCGAGAAGCTCGAGATCATAAGGATCGTCGAGCAGTCGCACCTGCCCGCCAAGCGCACACTGGACCAGCTCGGCATCCCCCGCCGGACGTTCTATCGCTGGTATGAGCGTTACCTTGAAGGCGGGCCGGAGGCGTTGGAAGATCGGCCATCGGCACCGAGCCGGGTGTGGAATCGCATCCCGGCGTGCATCCACGACCAACTCATCGAGCTGGCGCTGGAACAGTCCGAGTTGAGCCCCCGAGAACTGGCCGTGCGCTTCACCGACGAGCAGCGCTACTTCGTGTCGGAAGCCACGGTTTACCGGCTGCTCAAGGCCCACGACCTGATCACCAGTCCGGCCTATGTCGTGATCAAGGCGGCCGACCAGTTCCACACGAAGACCACCCGCCCGAACGAGATGTGGCAGACCGACTTCACCTACTTCAAGATCATCGGGTGGGGTTGGATGTATCTCTCAACCGTCCTCGACGACTTCTCGCGCTACATCATCGCCTGGAAGCTGTGCACCAACATGCGGGCCGAGGACGTGACTGACACTCTGGACCTCGCCTTGGCGGCTTCCGGCTGCGACAGCGCCACCGTGCAGCACAAGCCCCGGCTGCTTAGCGACAACGGCCCCAGCTACATCGCTGGCGAACTGGCGGAATACATCGAGGCGCGGAAGATGAGCCATGTCCGCGGCGCCCCGTGTCATCCCCAGACCCAGGGCAAGATCGAGCGATGGCACCAGACCCTGAAGCACCGCATCTTGCTCGAAAACCACTTCCTGCCCGGCGACCTTGAGGCCCAGATCGAGGCCTTCGTCGAGCACTACAACAACCAGCGCTACCACGAGAGCCTGAACAACGTGACGCCCGCCGACGCCTACTTCGGCAGGGCGCCGACCATCCTCAAACAGCGTGAAAGGATCAAACGACAGACCCTCGAATATCGGCGCTTGCAGCACCGCAAGCTCGCCGCATAA
- a CDS encoding CAAX prenyl protease-related protein — MRQALTEGLARRSGVAVALLLGAEAAVLFALGRGLHAGLETRSWLGPVLLWLHEATLVLAGVAALAVLSGLWQPATRHIMLTARRSAVACGLHLAAFVTTAGGYAALATGGRGAALDPVAVGGALVWLAGATALLIPPTARTRGLRLLLGGGAALAAAWGLVAQLAQLPLMHLQAIIEDLTLRLTLRFLDLLHVAPIEILRDAAAKPVLLSQGFVISIAASCAGYEGVAGAATLILLYAMAERQRLHNGRAALLALAACGAVFLINALRIALLFAIGAGGWADLALNGFHSHFGAVGLLLVMAGAVAALQLPAFQRSAAPRAMAAAAGDRPADTLTDALPTIMPLAGMTMAGLLLGLLAGPVNWLYPLPVMVGAAMVWRGWPSLRPRFATPALPRAAATGAAVYVMWISLVPPDLDGSALIGQALGAAPAAVALVWLGLRTVGAAIAIPLLEEMAFRGGIQPALAAWLARQNAGRLGPWIAAALAALGFGLLHQDAVAGTLAGLAYGALTLKGRGLSDAVVAHATTNALLAAHVLVTGQYSYW; from the coding sequence ATGAGGCAGGCCCTGACGGAGGGGCTGGCGCGGCGGTCCGGCGTGGCGGTGGCTCTGCTGCTGGGGGCCGAGGCCGCGGTGCTGTTTGCGCTGGGGCGGGGGCTTCATGCCGGGCTTGAAACGCGCAGCTGGCTGGGTCCGGTGCTGCTGTGGCTGCATGAAGCCACGCTGGTTCTGGCTGGCGTTGCGGCGCTGGCGGTACTGTCGGGGCTCTGGCAGCCGGCGACGCGCCACATCATGCTGACCGCGCGGCGCAGCGCGGTGGCCTGTGGCCTGCATCTGGCGGCTTTTGTGACCACAGCAGGGGGGTATGCGGCGCTGGCCACGGGCGGGCGCGGCGCAGCCCTTGATCCCGTGGCGGTGGGGGGGGCACTGGTCTGGCTGGCCGGGGCCACCGCGCTTCTGATCCCGCCCACGGCCAGAACCCGGGGTCTGCGGCTGCTGCTGGGCGGCGGGGCGGCGCTGGCTGCGGCCTGGGGTCTGGTGGCGCAGCTGGCGCAACTGCCGCTGATGCACCTGCAGGCCATCATCGAAGATCTGACGCTGCGGCTGACGCTGCGTTTTCTGGATCTGCTGCATGTCGCCCCGATCGAGATCCTGCGCGATGCGGCCGCCAAGCCGGTGTTGCTGTCACAGGGTTTTGTCATTTCCATCGCAGCCTCTTGTGCGGGTTACGAAGGCGTTGCGGGCGCCGCGACGCTGATCCTGCTTTATGCGATGGCCGAACGGCAGAGGCTGCACAACGGGCGGGCGGCGCTGCTGGCCCTGGCGGCCTGCGGGGCGGTGTTCCTGATCAATGCGCTGCGCATCGCACTGCTGTTTGCGATTGGCGCCGGTGGCTGGGCCGATCTGGCACTAAACGGGTTTCATTCGCATTTCGGCGCGGTGGGTCTGTTGCTGGTGATGGCCGGTGCGGTGGCGGCGCTGCAACTGCCGGCGTTCCAGCGCAGTGCCGCGCCGCGCGCGATGGCCGCGGCCGCCGGTGACCGCCCGGCTGATACGCTGACTGACGCGCTGCCCACGATCATGCCGCTGGCCGGGATGACCATGGCCGGGCTGCTGCTGGGGCTGCTGGCCGGGCCGGTGAACTGGCTTTACCCCCTGCCGGTGATGGTGGGCGCAGCGATGGTCTGGCGGGGCTGGCCATCGCTGCGGCCGAGGTTCGCGACGCCCGCCCTGCCCCGCGCCGCGGCCACCGGCGCGGCAGTCTATGTGATGTGGATCTCTCTTGTGCCGCCCGACCTCGACGGCAGCGCCCTGATCGGGCAGGCACTGGGCGCTGCCCCGGCGGCCGTGGCGCTGGTCTGGCTGGGCCTGCGCACGGTCGGGGCGGCAATCGCCATTCCGCTGCTGGAAGAAATGGCGTTTCGCGGCGGGATTCAGCCCGCGCTTGCCGCCTGGCTGGCGCGGCAGAATGCGGGCCGACTTGGCCCCTGGATTGCCGCCGCCCTGGCGGCGCTTGGTTTTGGGCTGCTGCATCAGGATGCCGTGGCCGGCACACTGGCCGGGCTGGCCTATGGCGCACTGACGCTGAAGGGCCGGGGCCTGTCTGATGCCGTTGTGGCCCATGCCACCACCAACGCACTTCTTGCTGCCCATGTGCTGGTCACAGGGCAATACTCTTACTGGTGA
- a CDS encoding polysaccharide biosynthesis tyrosine autokinase translates to MVVQTHDWKSAATGAQNDGVDLRDVLLRLWQARRMVGLAGVAGMFTGMLVYLGSAPVYQADALLQLESRSAALSLPSALTAQLDDDPHTVTEIEILRSRMVLGEAVARLNLDWHVAPQRAPLIGTYLALHDVPLPNARFLRAYARKGEIIELDGLQVPDGWIGARLELTAGTGGRYALRLPDGRMLQGEVGQTLTDAQSGLVLRVGKLAAPEGRRFDLVQRSRTAAIADLRSRLGVTETTRQSFMLRLTYADASPAEAEQTLDAVAQAYLRQNINRSSAEAASSLAFIESNLLTAEAAVSAAETALNDFRRSNQAIDLDFEAQDMLSQTAALKSQLETLNREETAMRQRYTPSHPAYRQLLADKSHVESQLVNLQDQISRLPGTQRELVKLTGALDVAQENYMQLSIRAQELRVMQASKIGNVRIVDLARATGAPVSPRLSRILPFWTVTAMIAAAAIVLLRNWLRVGITRTADLESLGLGVFAVVQYMRGIGDRRNRRLREIFALNAPRDAAIESFRSMRTSLHFSMTGARNNAVLVTGATPEVGKSFCAENLAVVSAMAGQRVCLVDGDMRRGTAHLRFGVKRSHPGLSSYLEGTADLDSILVKGPLEGLWLIPTGPLPHNPSELLMNPRLSALVAELNRRFDLTVIDSPPALNVTDPVLIGKEMGATLLIARHNRTTPSELTAVRGLMAAAGVQITGAVLNCYDPRSSTEAYGAAYSRYYA, encoded by the coding sequence ATGGTAGTGCAGACGCATGACTGGAAATCGGCCGCCACCGGCGCGCAGAATGATGGCGTTGACCTGCGCGATGTACTCTTGCGGCTGTGGCAGGCGCGGCGCATGGTCGGTTTGGCCGGTGTGGCGGGGATGTTTACCGGAATGCTGGTCTATCTCGGCAGCGCGCCGGTCTATCAGGCCGATGCCCTCCTGCAGCTTGAATCGCGCAGCGCTGCCCTGTCTCTGCCCAGTGCCCTGACTGCGCAGCTGGACGATGATCCCCATACCGTGACCGAAATCGAAATCCTGCGGTCGCGGATGGTGCTGGGCGAAGCGGTTGCGCGCCTGAATCTGGATTGGCATGTGGCGCCGCAGCGGGCCCCGCTGATCGGCACATATCTGGCGCTGCATGATGTGCCGCTGCCCAACGCCAGGTTTCTGCGCGCCTATGCCCGCAAGGGCGAAATCATCGAACTGGACGGGCTACAGGTGCCAGACGGCTGGATCGGTGCGCGGCTGGAACTGACGGCCGGAACGGGGGGCCGCTATGCGCTGCGCCTGCCGGACGGCCGCATGTTGCAGGGCGAGGTAGGCCAGACCTTGACCGATGCGCAGAGCGGGCTGGTGCTGCGCGTGGGCAAGCTGGCCGCCCCCGAAGGACGTCGGTTCGATCTGGTGCAGCGCAGCCGGACGGCGGCCATCGCCGATCTGCGCAGCCGCCTTGGCGTGACCGAAACCACCCGCCAGTCTTTCATGCTGCGGCTGACCTATGCCGACGCATCGCCCGCAGAGGCCGAACAGACGCTGGATGCCGTGGCGCAGGCCTATCTGCGCCAGAACATCAACCGCAGCTCGGCCGAGGCCGCTAGCAGCCTTGCCTTCATCGAAAGCAATCTTCTGACCGCCGAGGCCGCTGTATCGGCGGCGGAAACTGCGCTCAACGATTTCCGCCGGTCCAATCAGGCCATCGACCTCGATTTCGAAGCGCAGGACATGCTGTCGCAGACCGCCGCGCTTAAATCGCAGCTTGAAACGCTGAACCGCGAAGAAACCGCAATGCGGCAGCGCTACACCCCCAGCCACCCGGCCTATCGGCAGCTGCTGGCCGACAAGAGCCACGTTGAATCGCAGCTTGTCAATTTGCAAGACCAGATCTCGCGCCTGCCCGGCACACAGCGCGAGCTGGTCAAACTGACCGGCGCGCTGGATGTCGCACAAGAAAACTATATGCAGCTCAGCATCCGCGCGCAGGAGTTGCGGGTGATGCAGGCCAGCAAGATCGGCAATGTGCGCATTGTCGATCTTGCCCGCGCCACCGGCGCGCCGGTTTCGCCGCGGCTGTCGCGCATCCTGCCCTTCTGGACCGTGACGGCGATGATTGCCGCTGCCGCCATCGTGCTATTGCGCAACTGGCTGCGCGTGGGGATCACCCGCACCGCCGATCTTGAATCGCTGGGTCTGGGCGTCTTTGCCGTGGTGCAATACATGCGCGGGATAGGCGACCGCCGCAACCGGCGCCTGCGGGAGATTTTTGCGCTGAATGCCCCGCGTGATGCCGCGATCGAATCCTTTCGGTCGATGCGCACCTCGCTGCATTTCAGCATGACGGGCGCGCGCAACAATGCGGTGCTGGTGACCGGCGCCACCCCCGAGGTCGGCAAGTCCTTCTGTGCGGAAAACCTGGCCGTGGTTTCTGCCATGGCCGGGCAGCGCGTCTGTCTGGTTGATGGCGACATGCGGCGCGGCACCGCCCATCTGCGCTTTGGCGTCAAGCGCAGCCACCCGGGCCTGTCAAGCTATCTGGAAGGCACCGCCGATCTGGACAGCATTCTTGTCAAGGGACCGTTGGAGGGGCTGTGGCTGATCCCTACCGGGCCCTTACCCCACAACCCCTCTGAACTGTTGATGAATCCGCGGCTGTCGGCGCTTGTGGCCGAGCTTAACCGCCGCTTTGACCTGACGGTGATCGACAGCCCTCCCGCGCTGAACGTGACTGATCCGGTGCTGATCGGCAAAGAGATGGGCGCCACCCTGCTGATCGCGCGCCACAATCGAACTACCCCGTCAGAGCTGACGGCGGTGCGCGGGTTGATGGCTGCCGCCGGGGTGCAGATCACCGGCGCGGTTCTGAACTGCTACGACCCGCGCAGTTCCACCGAAGCCTACGGCGCGGCCTATTCCCGCTATTACGCCTAA
- a CDS encoding arsenate reductase/protein-tyrosine-phosphatase family protein, with product MTAPLPDFRSVLVVCTGNVCRSPLAEAVLQARVPGCTIRSAGLAAEPGQPALDLWQDRAARAGLDLSAARARRLTSQMALAADLLLCMEAAQADLIVTRTRALAGRVFLLTHWCGSADIEDPILGSADHHDRIFTQVWQASLTWARAMTEQVRW from the coding sequence ATGACAGCGCCCTTGCCCGACTTTCGCTCGGTTCTGGTCGTCTGCACCGGCAATGTCTGCCGTTCGCCTTTGGCCGAGGCGGTTCTGCAGGCCCGGGTTCCGGGTTGCACGATCCGCTCGGCCGGGCTGGCTGCAGAGCCGGGGCAACCGGCTCTGGACCTGTGGCAAGACCGTGCCGCCCGCGCGGGGCTTGACCTTTCTGCGGCAAGGGCCCGGCGGCTGACATCGCAGATGGCGCTTGCCGCAGATCTGCTGCTGTGCATGGAAGCGGCGCAGGCCGATCTGATCGTGACCCGGACTCGGGCGCTGGCAGGGCGCGTGTTTCTGCTGACCCACTGGTGCGGCAGCGCCGATATCGAAGACCCGATCCTTGGGTCGGCAGACCACCATGACAGGATTTTCACCCAAGTCTGGCAGGCCTCGCTGACCTGGGCCAGGGCAATGACGGAGCAGGTGAGATGGTAG
- a CDS encoding polysaccharide biosynthesis/export family protein gives MIDKFSAPASLAIFLVLAACADGSVRVPVSPSAQASALPGVNVVALTPANIASFAAQPVGSKRTALQPGGKWIYRVGPGDVIRIAVFDHPELSTGTADRQGAAASTVMVQDDGTFFYPFVGKVMAAGMTAEQIRTALTEQLATYIPDPQIEVSVAEFNAHSIVITGEVATPRSVALSTRPLQLLEAINAAGGLTPLADTDHVTVQRGGEVYDVDLHAFLAEGLSANNPVLTAGDIVTVRRQVALEAYVMGSVRQPSVVNLALDPITLTQALARQGGLDELRADARGVFVFRQTAAGTTVFQLDVSAPEGWLTGNRFLLLSGDVIYVTRSPLSKWNDTIRRLLPTLSAGQSADATGR, from the coding sequence ATGATCGACAAATTCAGCGCCCCGGCAAGCCTTGCGATCTTTCTGGTTCTGGCGGCCTGTGCCGATGGATCGGTGCGGGTGCCGGTTTCGCCCTCGGCGCAGGCCAGCGCTTTGCCGGGCGTCAATGTCGTGGCGCTGACCCCTGCCAATATCGCCAGTTTTGCCGCACAGCCCGTCGGCAGCAAACGTACCGCGCTGCAGCCGGGCGGCAAGTGGATCTACCGGGTCGGCCCGGGTGACGTGATCCGTATTGCTGTCTTTGATCACCCAGAACTTTCGACCGGCACCGCAGACCGGCAGGGCGCGGCGGCCTCGACGGTGATGGTGCAGGATGACGGCACTTTCTTTTACCCGTTTGTCGGCAAGGTGATGGCAGCCGGGATGACGGCGGAACAGATCCGCACGGCGCTAACCGAACAGTTGGCGACCTATATCCCCGATCCGCAGATCGAAGTCAGCGTTGCCGAATTCAACGCGCACAGCATCGTCATCACCGGCGAGGTGGCCACGCCGCGGTCGGTTGCGCTCTCGACCAGGCCGCTGCAACTGCTTGAGGCGATCAATGCCGCGGGCGGTCTGACGCCGCTGGCCGATACCGATCACGTCACGGTGCAGCGCGGGGGCGAGGTTTACGATGTCGACCTGCACGCCTTTCTGGCTGAAGGGCTGAGCGCCAACAATCCGGTGCTGACCGCGGGCGATATCGTGACGGTGCGCCGACAGGTCGCGCTTGAGGCCTATGTCATGGGTAGCGTGCGCCAACCCTCTGTGGTGAATCTTGCGCTTGATCCGATCACGCTGACACAGGCACTTGCCCGGCAAGGCGGGCTGGATGAACTGCGCGCTGATGCCCGCGGGGTTTTTGTCTTTCGCCAGACGGCTGCGGGCACCACGGTGTTTCAACTGGACGTGTCTGCGCCCGAGGGCTGGCTGACCGGCAACCGGTTCCTGTTGCTGTCGGGCGATGTGATCTATGTCACCCGCTCGCCGCTGAGCAAATGGAACGACACGATCAGGCGGCTGTTGCCGACGCTTTCGGCCGGACAAAGCGCCGACGCCACTGGGCGATGA
- a CDS encoding sulfotransferase family protein — MRNPLALNIQRLRGRYRRLRAALSAPRLQVQRMVVMRDRHPMCERPIIVMACHRSGTTLLRRILHSHSAIACPPESFFLHHFMDFLSRPQSREGLGSIVGPEAVDATIRAAAFQYHEAFRIAQGKARWADKTPAYIRRWPELVALAPPETQWVVILRDPFDVAASVYERGWFIEHYGDRPEAEADLFENTVCYLEDYFGKLADFIGTGRAYVLRYEQLASDPEPVLRHLFQHLGEPWEPAVMTPWASQHNFGIEDPIARGTRGFVPSIGNWRVFSAAQMAVLTERMGALRQALGYDAP; from the coding sequence ATGCGAAACCCATTGGCTTTGAATATCCAGCGGCTGCGCGGCAGGTATCGGCGCCTGCGCGCCGCGCTGTCGGCGCCACGGTTGCAGGTGCAGCGCATGGTTGTCATGCGCGACAGACATCCCATGTGCGAACGGCCGATCATCGTGATGGCCTGCCACCGGTCGGGCACCACGCTGCTGCGGCGCATTCTGCATTCGCACAGTGCCATCGCCTGCCCGCCGGAATCGTTCTTTCTGCACCATTTCATGGATTTCCTGAGCCGCCCGCAGTCGCGCGAAGGGCTGGGCAGCATCGTGGGCCCTGAAGCGGTGGATGCCACGATCCGCGCCGCCGCCTTTCAGTATCACGAAGCCTTTCGCATCGCCCAGGGCAAAGCGCGATGGGCCGACAAGACCCCGGCCTATATAAGGCGCTGGCCGGAATTGGTGGCGCTTGCCCCGCCCGAAACCCAATGGGTGGTGATCCTGCGCGATCCTTTCGATGTGGCGGCCTCAGTCTACGAGCGGGGCTGGTTCATCGAACATTACGGCGACAGGCCCGAAGCCGAAGCGGATCTGTTCGAAAACACGGTCTGCTATCTTGAAGACTACTTTGGCAAGCTGGCCGATTTCATCGGCACGGGCCGGGCCTATGTGCTGCGCTATGAACAGCTTGCCAGCGACCCCGAGCCGGTGCTGCGCCACCTGTTCCAGCATCTGGGCGAGCCATGGGAACCCGCGGTGATGACCCCTTGGGCCAGCCAGCACAATTTCGGCATCGAAGATCCGATCGCGCGGGGCACCCGTGGTTTTGTGCCCAGTATCGGCAACTGGCGGGTGTTTTCCGCGGCCCAGATGGCGGTGCTTACCGAACGCATGGGGGCGTTGCGGCAGGCGCTGGGTTATGATGCGCCCTGA